The region CCGCGACACGCACGCCGTGCGCACCTTTTCCCTGATCGGCCTGGTCGCCATGATGGACCCCGTGCGCCCCGAGGCGCGGGATGCGGTTGAACTCTGCCGCCAGGCCGGCATCCGGCCGGTCATGATCACCGGCGACCACCCGCTGACCGCCCGCTCCATTGCCGAATCGCTGGGCATGGGGGAGGGGGGGCGGGTCATGACCGGTGCCGAACTCGAGCGCATCGGCACGGCCGGCCTGGCCGCCTCGTGTTCAGAGGTGTCGGTTTACGCGCGGGTCTCGCCGGAGCACAAGCTGATGATCGTCGATGCCCTGCAGCAGCAGGGGCAGGTGGTGGCCATGACCGGGGACGGCGTCAACGATGCCCCGGCCCTGAAAAAGGCCGATATCGGCGTCTCCATGGGGATCACCGGCACCGACGTGGCCCGCGAGGCAGCCGACATGGTACTGCTAGACGACAACTTCGCCACCATCGTTTCTGCGGTGCGGGAGGGGCGCACCATCTATGACAACATCCGCAAGTTCATCGAATTTTCCGTGGCCGGCAACCTGGGCAAGATTCTGGCCGTGCTGACCTTGCCCTTTCTGGGGTTGCCCAGTCCGCTCACCCCTCTGCAACTGCTCTGGCTCAACCTGCTCACCGACGGCCTGCTCGGTCTGGGCATGGGAGTGGAACGTTCCGAACCGGACGTCATGGCCCGTCCCCCCATTTCGCCGACCTCCCAGATTTTTGACCGCCGCATGGTGCGCCACACCCTGCTGACCGGCGGTATTATCGGTACTTCGACCATGCTGCTGGCCCATCACCACTGGCGGTTCCATCCCGAGAACTGGCAGACCGTCCTGTTCACCTCCCTGGCCTTTGCCCAGATCGGTCAAGCCATGGCCCTGCGTTCGTTCCGGCACTCCTTTTTCCGCATGGGGCTCTTTGGCAATCCCCTGCTTCTGGCCATGGTCGGAGCGGTGATCCTGCTGCAGGGGATGGTCGTCTATCTGCCGGCCCTGCAGAGCTTCTTTAAAACCGCCCCCCTGGGGGCCGAAGCGCTGGCCTGGGTGTTTGTGCCGGGAATGACGCTGTTTGCCGCCCTGGAGATCGAAAAGGTCGTCGTACGGCGCATGGCGTGACGTTGCTCATGTGTGACGCTGTATTATATGCCCCCGTTGTGGTAGTATGTCATCAAGACAGAAAGGATGTTTTGACTTCTCACGTCGCATAACGGGAGGTGGCTATGAAACGGCTTGTCCTGGCGGCACTGATGACGTTCACGTTCTTGATCCAGGCGGGGTGCGGCAACGACGGCGGCAGTGCGCAGCCGTTATTTGTTGCCCATATCCTGAGCGATTCCGCCTCTGACGGCGATATCGCACGGGATGCCGTCAGCGGCGTTTTTACGGTGACACAGGGCATGTCGTCGAGTGTCCAAAGCGTGTTTGCCGGCATTGATCCGACTACCGGGGCCGAATACCGGACTTTTCTCGATTTTCCCCTGACCGGGGCGGGCGGCGTGCCGGGGAGTGCCGTCATTGCGTCGGCGTTCCTGGATATCGTTATCACCAGCATCCTGCCCCAACCCCTGAGCGGTACGATCCCCATCCGCATTGACCTGGTTTCCTTCCAGCCGCCAACCCTGGTGGGAGCCGATTTCGATCGAACGCTCCAACCGGCGCTGGCGACCACCACGATTATTCCGCCCATCTCCCAATCCGACTTTGGAGGACACGTAACGGTGGATGTTACGGCTTTGATGGTGGAAGCGCAGCGCTTGGGCCTGCTCAACTTCCAGGTCCGCATTCTGCGTGATTTGGGGACCGCCGCGCCGGGGCTCATCGAGATCAACGATACCACCGGGGCGAACCGGAGCACCCTCGCACCACTATTGCAGGTCAGCTATTTCTAGCTCGGCCGTAACGCATATCGTTACCTGCCCATACCGCGTTGCCTGAATAGATAAGTAAGGCAGCGCGTTTTTTTTTGCAGGATTACCCGGACGGGAGACCATCATGACACCGCAGATAGAGGAACTGATTCAGAAGATCAGGAAGATTGAAGAAGAGCTTGAGGTCGAGTTCCGCGCCAAGCGGGAACAGTTCCAGTTCGTCATCGTGGAGAAACGCGTAAAGTTTGCCGAAGAAGTGATACGCCAACAGCGTCGCCTCAAGACCGGAATCTTCCACTATTTGGCGGAATCCCGTCCGCTGAACATACTGACCGCCCCGATTATCTATGCCGGATTTATCCCTTTTCTGTTGCTGGACCTCTTTCTGGCAATCTACCAGATGGTTTGTTTTCCGATCTACGGTATCCCCAAGGTAAAACGCGCCGACTACCTGATCTTTGACCGTGAAGATCTCCCCTACCTCAACATCATAGAAAGGTTCAACTGTTTCTACTGTTCCTACGGCAACGGCCTGGCTGCCTATTTCCGGGAGATCGCCGCCCGCACCGAACAATACTGGTGCCCGATCAAGCATGCACGCCGCATCCGAGCCGCCCATAACCATTATCCCCGTTTTTTCGAATACGGTGACGCCGAAAGCTATTGCAAGGGGCTGGAACGACTGAGGAAGGAGCTGGAGAAGGGCACCGGAGTATAAAGACGGTTAAAAAATGCACGATGCACACGCGTGCAACATCGTGGATGGACTTTTGGGAAACACGCCGGTAGTATGATGCAGTTTATCTGCGGCCGGCTGGTCCGCAGTGAGCAATGACGCTAACACGCTGAAAGGACACCGTTTCCATGAAATGCATTCCCATTCCCCGCACCGAATCCGCCCACGACTATCAACTGCTGATCAAACAACTGCTCCTGCACCCCGTGGTGGATGCGCCGGACCAGGAAATCGTCTACCGGAACCAGGTTCGCCACAGCTACCGCCAGTTCCGCGAGCGAGTCCAGCGCCTTGCCGCGGCATTGACGCGCATGGGGGTGAAGCCGGGTGATACCGTGGCCGTCATGGACTGGGACAGTCATCGCTATCTGGAGTGCTTTTTTGCCGTGCCGATGATCGGTGCGGTGCTGCACACCATCAACGTCCGTTTTTCCGCCGAACAGATCCTCTTCACCATCGATCATGCCGAAGATGACGTGCTCCTGATCAATTCCGAGTTTTTGCCGATTCTGGAGCAGATCCGCGGCCGCATCGACACGGTGCGCGATTTCATCCTTCTCAAAGGGGACGATCCCCACCCCCACGAGACAACCCTGACCTTTACCGCCGAGTACGAGGAACTGCTGGCCTCGACCCCGCCGGAATTCGAATTCCCCGACTTCGACGAAAACACCCGCGCCACCACCTTTTATACCACCGGCACCACCGGGATGCCCAAGGGGGTCTACTTCAGCCACCGTCAACTGGTGCTGCATACCCTGGGGGTCCAGGCGGCCCTCTGTTCCTCGGTTGCCCAGGGATGCCTGCATCGTGGCGACGTCTACATGCCCATCACACCCATGTTCCATGTCCATGCCTGGGGATTACCCTATGTGGCCACCTCTCTGGGGCTCAAGCAGGTCTACCCCGGGCGTTACGCGCCGGACATGTTGCTGGAGCTGGTCGAGCGCGAAAAGGTAACCTTTTCCCACTGTGTACCGACCATTCTGCATATGCTGCTCAAACATCCCCACGCAGCCAAAATGGATCTCAGCAACTGGAAACTGATCATCGGCGGCGCAGCCATGTCCCGGACACTGTGCCTGACAGCCTTGGGACATGGCATCGATATCTTCACCGGCTACGGCATGTCCGAGACCTGCCCCATTCTGACCCTGGCCCAATTGACCCCCGATATGTTGAAGCTAAGCCCGGAAGAACAGGCCGAGGTCCGCTGCAAGACCGGTCTGACACTTCCTCTGGTGGATCTGAAGGTG is a window of Geobacter sp. FeAm09 DNA encoding:
- a CDS encoding fatty acid--CoA ligase; translated protein: MKCIPIPRTESAHDYQLLIKQLLLHPVVDAPDQEIVYRNQVRHSYRQFRERVQRLAAALTRMGVKPGDTVAVMDWDSHRYLECFFAVPMIGAVLHTINVRFSAEQILFTIDHAEDDVLLINSEFLPILEQIRGRIDTVRDFILLKGDDPHPHETTLTFTAEYEELLASTPPEFEFPDFDENTRATTFYTTGTTGMPKGVYFSHRQLVLHTLGVQAALCSSVAQGCLHRGDVYMPITPMFHVHAWGLPYVATSLGLKQVYPGRYAPDMLLELVEREKVTFSHCVPTILHMLLKHPHAAKMDLSNWKLIIGGAAMSRTLCLTALGHGIDIFTGYGMSETCPILTLAQLTPDMLKLSPEEQAEVRCKTGLTLPLVDLKVVGEGRDEMPRDGRSTGEIVVRAPWLTQGYLKDHKTSEKLWEGGYLHTGDVAVRDERGYVKITDRSKDVIKVGGEWISSLELEDIIAHHPAVAEVAVIGQPDEKWGERPLALVVPKAGTVVAEKQIQHHVREYADKGMISKQVVLLRTRLVEAIDKTSVGKINKVALRERYVSFDLSLQ